In a genomic window of Acidobacteriota bacterium:
- a CDS encoding TonB-dependent receptor, translated as MGYRSKTLWLAAACLVLVVHALAAPLAYGQAATFSRLLGTVRDQTGAVVPGVEVTATATATNIPNMAVTNDRGDYVIDKLIPGFYDISAELPGFKVARSLGVRLEVQSVSRVDLTMEPGDISEQVTVTGQSTIIDTDNAEVAAVIEEKKILDLPLAGRDMVKLAYLTTGGTQERQEIGYSTLYAYGGGYPTFNGLYSHSNQIQLDGSNNMGYITQRPTVQPTPETVQEFKVITNNYSAEYGRVGGAVITMLSKSGSNEFHGHAWYYFRDETLDANNFFANRSLREKLPVDYHIGGGSIGGPILKDKTFFHGHYEKFVDDLNVAGFATVPSTAIVQGDFSGSGAKGPINQLYNPFDFTGTRAEGTGKRAPFANNQIPASMQGAVYRKVMELMPPPAPNQSGVTANNYAYPRATNTRIDKYSFRVDHQFANDDNIFGRYSWQRSPTFAHSGDLGIPGANQDGIYRYFYDRSRGYQIGISWVNPIGSNLVTEYTQSIWKFTWLIGRPIEDTNWPRVLGYDDGHNWEVYLPNGNRGGANMPRLQPDGYTRYRGGRESPLADWGLGFKYTASWRKGDHYLKFGFEHVRNLDVHYYYIPEYGNGSDTFNGFATGQLEYGPDGSFSGVTYGEGWADFLLGTPSAVSGNVLGIGENTGHFNQSHYNWFINDDWKVSPDLTLNIGLRWEQPRPPYYEGHPSGSYTTDYYYCAYDYSRVTNRIDPVEMMPKGFDIAQWQGPDGIAVPFENLPHRGCYKAKWRYFAPRFGLAWRIFGTNRTVLRAGAGLTYDQEFGILRARTMRPNAGVISLSATRGYEFPELITGKRIDLPRQRGNVNADGVLVDSNYYVCYFSELDWQEGQVYSYNLAIQHELFQGTKWEVAYVGNQGRHIREISPFNVAMPEGYVVPLVAGGTATLTSDTITAGPREWIPAENRTETSRAWTGQLARRPYPQVIPNTMLRPHGSMNYNSLQTKLERRFSDGLALSMGYTWSKAMAMNYNGNWGDWSGSRDYERHALRAPMQHDRSSTYYMSAIWVLPFFQNAGGLTKSLLGGWELTSITTLTTGAPFRVFYGTDLWNQGRRSRRYTDRLKDGNLGGGATVERWYDTGAFTAPGIENPNVPGQRIMDTSLCGGASFCHEAARRALGNAAPYPLRYDGVPVVDLSLHKNFAIGEEKTFDVRADFFNAFNHAIFNAPNGNHSSSAVGRVTSAATARQIQIGFRFSF; from the coding sequence ATGGGCTACAGGAGCAAGACTCTGTGGCTGGCGGCTGCGTGCCTGGTGCTCGTGGTGCATGCGCTTGCGGCGCCGCTGGCCTACGGACAGGCCGCCACCTTCTCCCGGTTGCTGGGGACCGTCAGGGACCAGACCGGAGCGGTGGTGCCGGGAGTGGAGGTCACGGCCACGGCCACGGCCACCAACATCCCGAATATGGCGGTGACCAACGACCGCGGCGATTACGTCATCGACAAGTTGATCCCCGGTTTCTATGACATCTCGGCGGAGCTGCCCGGCTTCAAGGTGGCGCGCTCGCTGGGTGTCCGTCTCGAGGTCCAGAGCGTATCCCGCGTCGACCTCACCATGGAACCGGGAGACATCTCCGAGCAGGTGACGGTCACGGGACAGTCCACCATCATCGACACCGACAATGCCGAGGTGGCGGCGGTCATCGAAGAGAAGAAGATCCTGGATCTTCCTCTGGCAGGCCGCGACATGGTGAAACTGGCCTACCTGACCACGGGCGGCACGCAGGAACGGCAGGAGATCGGCTACTCTACGCTGTACGCATACGGCGGCGGGTATCCCACCTTCAACGGCCTTTATTCGCACTCCAACCAGATCCAGTTGGACGGCTCCAACAACATGGGCTACATCACGCAGCGGCCCACGGTGCAGCCGACCCCTGAGACGGTGCAGGAGTTCAAGGTGATCACGAACAACTACTCGGCCGAGTACGGCCGCGTGGGCGGGGCGGTCATCACGATGTTGTCCAAGAGCGGGAGCAACGAGTTCCACGGCCATGCCTGGTACTACTTCCGGGACGAGACGTTGGATGCGAACAACTTCTTCGCGAACCGGTCCCTGCGGGAGAAGCTGCCGGTGGACTACCACATCGGCGGCGGCTCCATCGGCGGTCCCATCCTCAAGGACAAGACCTTCTTCCACGGCCACTATGAGAAGTTCGTCGACGACCTGAACGTGGCCGGATTCGCCACGGTGCCTTCCACGGCCATCGTCCAGGGCGATTTTTCCGGCAGTGGTGCCAAGGGGCCCATCAACCAGCTCTACAATCCGTTCGACTTCACCGGAACTCGGGCCGAAGGGACCGGAAAGCGGGCTCCTTTCGCCAACAACCAGATCCCGGCCAGCATGCAGGGGGCGGTCTACAGGAAGGTGATGGAACTGATGCCCCCGCCGGCGCCCAACCAGTCGGGCGTGACCGCCAACAACTACGCCTATCCCCGGGCGACCAACACCCGGATCGACAAGTACTCGTTCCGGGTCGACCACCAGTTCGCCAACGACGACAACATCTTCGGACGTTACAGTTGGCAGCGGTCGCCCACGTTCGCGCATTCCGGGGATCTGGGAATCCCCGGCGCCAACCAGGACGGCATCTACCGTTACTTCTATGACCGGTCCCGCGGCTACCAGATCGGCATCAGTTGGGTGAACCCCATCGGATCCAACCTGGTCACCGAGTACACCCAGTCCATCTGGAAGTTCACCTGGCTCATCGGACGGCCCATCGAGGACACCAACTGGCCGCGGGTGCTGGGTTACGACGACGGACACAACTGGGAGGTGTATCTGCCCAACGGCAACCGGGGCGGCGCCAACATGCCCCGCCTGCAGCCCGATGGCTACACTCGTTATCGCGGCGGCAGGGAATCGCCGCTGGCGGACTGGGGTTTGGGCTTCAAGTACACGGCCTCCTGGAGAAAGGGAGACCACTACCTGAAGTTCGGTTTCGAGCACGTCCGGAATCTGGATGTCCACTACTACTACATTCCGGAGTACGGAAACGGGTCCGACACCTTCAACGGTTTTGCCACGGGCCAGCTCGAGTACGGTCCCGACGGAAGCTTCTCCGGGGTCACCTATGGCGAGGGCTGGGCCGACTTCCTGCTGGGGACGCCCTCCGCGGTCAGCGGCAACGTCCTCGGCATCGGCGAGAACACGGGCCACTTCAACCAGAGCCACTACAACTGGTTCATCAACGACGACTGGAAGGTGAGTCCCGACCTGACCCTGAACATCGGCCTGCGCTGGGAGCAGCCGCGGCCGCCGTACTACGAGGGCCATCCCAGCGGGTCGTACACCACGGACTACTACTATTGTGCGTACGACTACAGCCGGGTCACCAACCGCATCGATCCGGTGGAAATGATGCCCAAGGGGTTCGACATCGCCCAGTGGCAGGGGCCCGACGGGATCGCGGTTCCCTTCGAGAACCTTCCCCACCGCGGTTGCTACAAGGCCAAGTGGCGCTACTTCGCGCCCCGGTTCGGACTGGCCTGGCGCATCTTCGGGACCAACCGGACCGTGCTTCGCGCCGGCGCCGGCCTGACCTACGACCAGGAGTTCGGCATCCTCAGAGCCCGGACCATGAGGCCGAATGCCGGTGTCATCAGTTTGAGCGCAACCCGGGGGTACGAGTTCCCGGAACTCATCACCGGAAAACGGATCGACCTTCCCCGTCAGAGGGGTAACGTCAATGCGGATGGAGTGCTGGTCGACAGCAACTACTACGTCTGCTACTTCTCCGAGCTGGACTGGCAGGAGGGGCAGGTCTACTCCTACAACCTGGCGATTCAGCACGAGCTGTTCCAGGGGACCAAGTGGGAGGTGGCGTACGTGGGCAACCAGGGGCGCCACATCCGCGAGATCAGCCCCTTCAACGTGGCCATGCCGGAAGGGTACGTGGTTCCTCTCGTCGCGGGAGGCACTGCCACGCTGACCAGCGACACCATCACGGCCGGTCCGCGGGAGTGGATTCCGGCCGAGAATCGCACGGAAACCAGCCGCGCCTGGACGGGACAGTTGGCCCGGCGGCCCTATCCCCAGGTCATTCCCAACACCATGCTGCGGCCGCACGGGAGCATGAACTACAACTCCCTGCAGACCAAGTTGGAGCGGCGCTTCAGCGACGGTTTGGCCCTTTCCATGGGCTACACCTGGTCCAAGGCCATGGCCATGAACTACAACGGGAACTGGGGAGACTGGTCCGGATCGCGCGACTATGAGCGCCACGCCCTGCGTGCGCCCATGCAGCACGACCGCTCCAGCACCTACTACATGTCCGCCATCTGGGTGCTGCCCTTTTTCCAGAACGCGGGGGGACTGACCAAGTCCCTGCTGGGCGGCTGGGAGCTCACCAGCATCACCACCCTCACCACGGGCGCCCCGTTCCGGGTCTTCTACGGCACCGACCTGTGGAACCAGGGCCGCCGGTCGCGGCGGTACACCGACCGCCTGAAGGACGGGAATCTGGGCGGCGGAGCCACGGTGGAGCGGTGGTATGACACCGGCGCCTTCACGGCCCCCGGCATCGAGAACCCCAACGTGCCCGGCCAGCGGATCATGGACACGTCGCTTTGCGGCGGCGCCAGCTTCTGTCACGAAGCGGCAAGACGTGCCCTGGGCAATGCCGCCCCCTATCCGCTGCGCTACGATGGAGTTCCCGTCGTGGATCTCTCGTTGCACAAGAATTTCGCTATCGGAGAGGAAAAGACCTTCGACGTCCGGGCGGACTTCTTCAACGCCTTCAACCACGCCATCTTCAATGCTCCCAACGGGAACCATTCCTCTTCGGCCGTGGGCCGGGTGACCTCGGCGGCGACGGCGCGGCAGATTCAGATCGGGTTCCGCTTCTCGTTCTAG
- a CDS encoding tetratricopeptide repeat protein: MNMHPSRPDRTVPTRLPALLIACCLTALSGACNPAGHAQKSAGPVTFNRDIAPIVYKRCAPCHRPGQVAPFSLLSYEDVKSRASQIEVVTRTRYMPPWLPESGKGRFVGNRRLTVRELELLQEWLQGDLPQGDPANLPPPPEWPQGWQLGEPDLVIRMPRTYTLPADGPDVVRNFVIPSPVDRTRYVRGVEFRPGNAPIVHHVVILVDTTGTSRAHEAKDPEAGYDGMLYNQATSPGGHFEGWTPGKSPFLRPADMAWRLDPGTDVVFQLHMLPTGKPEPIQSSLGLFFARKPPTKTPYMLRLGSKVIDIEAGDTDYKIRDTYRLPVDTRLLSVYPHAHYLAREMKGTARLPDGRLRWLVHIRDWDFNWQDEYRYSSPISLPAGTTLEMEYTYDNSAENLRNPHSPPERVVYGPQSSDEMGDLWFQVLAADGKGLDRLVRDHAHRELLADVEGYRKLVRDHPEDPHFRDTLAHRYIRLGEVTRAIGEWKEAIRLSPRFWGYYFNLGHALDQMKRPAEAVTWYRKTLELKPRQARAHNNLAVALQSTGRRPEAIRHFRRAVGIDPDSMESHRNLAAALAEEGNFRDAAAHFRRALETGPPSADVHTGLGRALAGQNRMPEAVEQFRSALRLDANSFDAHNNLGNLLAAGGRMEEALAHFRKAVELQPDSVEALGNLGLALRMTGRFNEAGRYLEEAARRQPGWPAPQAALAWILATHPDPARRRPQEAVQLGRRVVRMTREQDPRMLDVLAAAYAAAGEFDQAVAAAQKAIRLAATRPGDPLGRLLQERLALYRERKPYVEGE; this comes from the coding sequence ATGAACATGCACCCCTCCCGTCCCGACAGAACGGTCCCCACCCGTCTCCCGGCCCTTCTGATCGCGTGCTGCCTGACGGCACTCTCCGGAGCCTGCAATCCCGCCGGCCACGCCCAGAAATCCGCCGGCCCCGTCACCTTCAACCGGGACATCGCCCCCATCGTCTACAAGCGTTGCGCTCCCTGCCACCGTCCGGGACAGGTGGCCCCCTTCAGCCTCCTGAGCTACGAGGACGTCAAGTCGCGGGCGAGCCAGATCGAGGTGGTCACGCGGACCCGCTACATGCCTCCCTGGCTGCCCGAGTCGGGAAAAGGCCGCTTCGTCGGGAACCGGCGCCTCACCGTCCGGGAGCTGGAGCTGCTCCAGGAATGGCTCCAGGGAGACCTGCCTCAAGGGGACCCGGCGAACCTTCCCCCTCCCCCCGAATGGCCCCAGGGCTGGCAGTTGGGCGAGCCCGACCTGGTCATCCGGATGCCGCGGACCTACACCCTCCCGGCCGACGGACCCGACGTGGTCCGCAACTTCGTGATCCCCAGCCCCGTGGACCGCACCCGCTACGTGAGAGGCGTGGAATTCCGGCCCGGCAATGCCCCCATCGTCCACCACGTGGTGATTCTGGTGGACACCACCGGGACCTCCCGCGCCCACGAGGCCAAAGACCCGGAGGCGGGCTACGACGGCATGCTCTACAACCAGGCCACGAGTCCCGGCGGCCACTTCGAGGGCTGGACGCCGGGCAAGAGCCCCTTTCTGCGGCCCGCGGACATGGCGTGGCGCCTCGACCCCGGCACCGACGTGGTTTTCCAGCTCCACATGCTGCCCACCGGAAAACCGGAGCCGATTCAATCCTCCCTGGGACTCTTCTTCGCCCGGAAGCCGCCGACCAAGACGCCCTATATGCTCCGTCTGGGCTCCAAGGTGATCGACATCGAGGCCGGGGACACCGACTACAAGATCCGCGACACCTATCGCCTCCCCGTGGATACGCGGCTCCTGAGCGTCTATCCCCACGCCCACTACCTGGCCCGGGAAATGAAGGGCACCGCCCGGCTGCCCGACGGACGGCTCCGGTGGCTGGTCCATATCCGGGACTGGGACTTCAACTGGCAGGACGAGTACCGCTACTCTTCCCCCATCTCGTTGCCCGCCGGCACCACCCTGGAGATGGAGTACACCTACGACAACTCGGCGGAAAACCTGCGAAATCCTCACAGTCCTCCCGAGAGAGTCGTCTACGGGCCCCAATCCTCGGACGAGATGGGGGACCTCTGGTTTCAGGTCCTGGCCGCCGACGGGAAGGGCTTGGACCGGCTGGTCCGGGACCACGCCCACCGGGAGTTGCTGGCCGACGTGGAGGGCTACCGGAAGCTGGTTCGGGACCATCCCGAGGACCCCCACTTTCGCGACACGCTGGCCCATCGCTACATCCGGCTCGGGGAAGTCACCAGGGCCATCGGGGAGTGGAAGGAGGCCATCCGCCTGAGTCCCCGGTTCTGGGGCTACTATTTCAACCTGGGCCACGCCCTCGATCAGATGAAACGGCCGGCCGAAGCCGTGACCTGGTACCGGAAGACGCTGGAGCTGAAGCCGCGGCAGGCCCGGGCCCACAACAACCTGGCCGTGGCTCTTCAATCCACGGGCCGGCGGCCGGAGGCGATCCGGCATTTCCGGCGGGCGGTCGGGATCGATCCCGATTCCATGGAGTCGCACCGGAACCTGGCCGCCGCACTGGCGGAGGAGGGGAACTTCAGGGATGCGGCGGCCCACTTTCGCCGGGCTCTGGAGACGGGGCCCCCGTCGGCGGATGTCCACACCGGCCTGGGGCGCGCTCTGGCGGGCCAGAATCGAATGCCGGAGGCGGTCGAGCAGTTCAGGAGCGCCCTGCGGCTCGACGCGAACAGCTTCGACGCCCACAACAATCTGGGGAACCTGCTGGCGGCCGGAGGACGCATGGAGGAGGCCCTGGCGCATTTCCGCAAGGCGGTGGAGTTGCAGCCGGACTCGGTGGAAGCCCTGGGCAACCTGGGCCTGGCCCTCCGGATGACCGGGCGCTTCAATGAAGCCGGCCGCTACCTGGAGGAGGCGGCTCGCCGCCAACCCGGCTGGCCCGCTCCCCAGGCCGCCCTGGCCTGGATCCTCGCCACCCACCCCGACCCCGCCCGGCGCCGCCCGCAGGAGGCGGTCCAACTGGGCCGCAGGGTCGTCCGGATGACCCGGGAACAGGATCCCCGGATGCTGGATGTCCTAGCGGCGGCCTACGCCGCCGCGGGGGAGTTCGATCAAGCCGTCGCCGCAGCCCAAAAAGCGATCCGGCTGGCCGCCACCCGTCCCGGGGACCCGTTGGGGCGGTTGCTGCAGGAGCGTCTGGCGCTCTACCGTGAGCGAAAACCCTACGTCGAAGGTGAATGA
- a CDS encoding RidA family protein, with protein sequence MRRGLSIACSVSILTVSLALPADRHKVVAPPGTGMGLPFSPAVEADGFLYLSGALGNTPGTREVKGDIRVQTRQTLENLRTVLKAAGMGFADVVSANVFLSDTRLFRPFNEVYREYFRENPPARATVEGAIVFPEAVVEIALVAARPDRGKTIVTPGGWKRPGSPSSWGVLAGDTLFVSGIISSDPVTGHSRSGDTAAQTRTVLENVGAILREAGMDYGDVVSSKVFLADSRDFAEMNRVYRSFFPKDPPARATSQTRLMHQDWKVEIQCVAVRGGSREVAAPAGEPLPASPYSPGIRAGGRLYLAGMVGRGKTAWAEGIEAQTRQTLENLRAVLTRAGLDFGHVVEANVYLSDIRYYGQMNQVYKTVFPGAPPARATFGSVLMSPDALVEIMMTAHEAP encoded by the coding sequence ATGAGACGAGGTCTTTCCATCGCGTGTTCAGTCTCCATCCTGACGGTTTCGTTGGCCCTGCCGGCCGACCGGCACAAGGTCGTGGCTCCTCCGGGGACGGGGATGGGGCTGCCCTTCAGTCCGGCCGTCGAGGCGGACGGATTCCTTTACCTGTCCGGCGCCCTGGGGAATACACCGGGGACCCGGGAGGTCAAAGGGGATATCCGGGTTCAGACTCGCCAGACCCTGGAGAATCTGCGAACTGTCCTGAAGGCGGCGGGAATGGGGTTTGCCGACGTGGTGAGCGCCAACGTCTTTCTCTCGGACACCCGTCTTTTCCGGCCGTTCAACGAAGTCTACCGGGAGTATTTTCGCGAGAATCCGCCGGCGCGGGCCACGGTGGAAGGGGCCATCGTCTTCCCCGAGGCGGTGGTGGAGATCGCCCTGGTGGCCGCACGGCCCGATCGGGGCAAGACCATCGTCACGCCGGGCGGCTGGAAACGTCCCGGCTCTCCGTCCAGTTGGGGAGTGCTGGCCGGCGACACCCTGTTCGTCTCGGGAATCATCAGCAGCGATCCCGTCACCGGGCACTCCAGGTCCGGCGATACCGCGGCCCAGACACGCACGGTGCTGGAGAACGTCGGGGCCATCCTGCGGGAAGCCGGCATGGACTACGGGGATGTGGTCTCCTCCAAGGTCTTCCTGGCCGATTCCCGCGATTTTGCCGAAATGAACCGCGTCTACCGTTCCTTCTTCCCCAAGGATCCTCCGGCCCGGGCCACCAGCCAGACCAGGCTCATGCACCAGGATTGGAAGGTGGAGATCCAGTGCGTCGCCGTGCGGGGAGGCTCCCGCGAGGTGGCGGCCCCGGCGGGCGAACCGCTTCCGGCCAGTCCCTACTCCCCGGGAATCCGAGCCGGCGGCCGGCTCTACCTGGCGGGCATGGTGGGACGGGGCAAGACCGCCTGGGCCGAGGGGATCGAAGCCCAGACCCGTCAGACCCTGGAGAATCTCCGTGCGGTCCTGACCCGGGCGGGCCTGGATTTCGGCCACGTTGTGGAGGCAAACGTCTATCTGTCCGACATCCGCTACTACGGCCAGATGAACCAGGTCTACAAGACGGTTTTCCCCGGAGCGCCCCCGGCCCGGGCCACCTTCGGCTCGGTGCTCATGTCTCCCGATGCCCTGGTGGAGATCATGATGACGGCCCACGAGGCTCCGTAA
- a CDS encoding molybdenum cofactor guanylyltransferase has product MNRPADPELPEGPLDGEGFILAGGKSGRLGRDKAFLRYRGSPLIELARRCLESAGLPVAIVADSRERFRSLGLPVLVDRISGAGPLGAVFTALTASRSQDNYFIPCDTPLVPPRLYRVLARAGRDFDVVVPRDAAGGLHPLCAYYSRNAADPIRRLLETGVRRVDSVLEAEDLRVHVLSAAEWNLPDQGFLNVNTPADWELLQRKMD; this is encoded by the coding sequence ATGAACCGACCGGCCGATCCGGAACTGCCCGAGGGACCCCTGGACGGCGAGGGATTCATCCTCGCCGGCGGGAAGAGCGGGCGGCTGGGGCGTGACAAGGCCTTTCTGCGCTATCGCGGATCACCCTTGATCGAGCTTGCCCGGCGGTGCCTGGAGTCGGCGGGCCTGCCCGTCGCCATCGTCGCTGACTCCCGGGAGCGGTTTCGGAGCTTGGGCCTGCCCGTGTTGGTCGACCGGATTTCCGGCGCGGGTCCCTTGGGGGCGGTGTTCACCGCATTGACCGCCTCCCGTTCGCAGGACAATTACTTCATTCCCTGCGACACCCCCCTGGTTCCCCCCCGGCTCTACCGGGTTCTGGCCCGGGCCGGCCGCGATTTCGACGTGGTGGTTCCCCGCGACGCGGCAGGCGGGCTCCATCCCCTTTGCGCCTACTACTCCCGCAATGCCGCGGACCCGATTCGAAGACTCCTGGAAACCGGCGTCCGCCGGGTCGACTCGGTGTTGGAAGCGGAGGACCTGCGGGTGCACGTCCTGTCGGCCGCCGAATGGAACCTGCCGGACCAGGGTTTCCTCAACGTTAACACCCCCGCTGACTGGGAACTCCTTCAACGGAAAATGGATTGA
- a CDS encoding serine hydrolase yields MRRYSHLIAVFMFLALAGAAPNPVYGELLLRPVDPREVGISPQRLEKLDAITLEHIEKKQFPGAVILVARKGGIVYRKAFGDRTVSPSRSPMEVDTIFDLASLTKIMPTAVAVMILVEEGRLALSDAVSKHLNRFSQYGKHRITVRQLLTHYSGLRPSLSLKAKWRGYEAAVARACREQLATRPGARFRYSDINYVVLGELVRVLSGDHLDAFSRKRVFEPLGMTDTFFNPRERMKSRIAPTERHEGKMLQGRVHDPTAARMGGCAGHAGAFSTADDVARFGQMILNGGVYDGRRILSPLGVLQMTTPQSPTGKPVLRGLGFDIHSRYHAPRGDLFPVGSFGHSGFTGTSLWIDPYTETLVVILTSRLHPNGRGDAVPFRKRVASIVGASIVDRVPVRAIRSTLWSGPSTSEPVKRTR; encoded by the coding sequence ATGCGTCGATACTCCCACCTCATTGCCGTTTTCATGTTTCTTGCACTGGCCGGTGCGGCGCCGAACCCCGTTTACGGCGAGCTCCTGTTGAGACCGGTCGATCCCCGGGAAGTGGGCATCTCCCCGCAGAGACTGGAGAAACTGGACGCGATCACGCTGGAGCACATCGAAAAGAAGCAGTTTCCGGGCGCCGTCATTCTCGTGGCCCGAAAAGGGGGCATCGTCTACCGCAAGGCCTTCGGCGACCGGACCGTCTCCCCCAGCCGCTCGCCCATGGAAGTGGACACCATCTTCGACCTGGCCTCCCTGACCAAGATCATGCCCACGGCCGTGGCCGTCATGATCCTGGTGGAGGAGGGGCGCCTCGCTCTTTCCGACGCGGTCTCCAAGCATCTCAACCGGTTTTCCCAGTACGGCAAGCACCGGATCACGGTGCGGCAGCTCCTGACCCACTATTCGGGACTGCGCCCCAGTCTGTCCCTGAAGGCCAAGTGGAGAGGCTACGAGGCGGCCGTCGCCCGGGCCTGCCGGGAGCAATTGGCGACCCGGCCCGGAGCGCGTTTCAGATACAGCGACATCAACTACGTGGTCCTCGGCGAGCTGGTGAGAGTCCTCTCGGGAGACCATCTGGACGCGTTCTCGCGGAAACGGGTCTTCGAGCCCCTGGGCATGACGGACACCTTCTTCAATCCAAGGGAGCGGATGAAATCCAGGATCGCTCCCACGGAACGGCATGAGGGAAAGATGCTTCAGGGGAGGGTTCATGACCCCACCGCGGCGCGAATGGGAGGATGCGCCGGACACGCCGGGGCTTTTTCCACCGCCGACGACGTGGCCCGGTTCGGACAGATGATCCTCAACGGGGGCGTCTACGACGGCAGGCGGATCCTCTCGCCGCTCGGGGTCCTGCAGATGACCACGCCCCAGTCTCCAACCGGGAAGCCGGTGCTCCGGGGCCTTGGATTCGACATCCACAGCCGGTACCACGCCCCTCGCGGAGACCTCTTCCCGGTGGGGTCCTTCGGCCACAGCGGGTTCACCGGGACCTCCCTCTGGATCGACCCCTACACGGAGACCCTGGTGGTGATTCTGACCAGCCGCCTGCACCCGAACGGGCGCGGCGACGCGGTGCCTTTTCGGAAGCGGGTGGCTTCGATCGTGGGCGCCTCGATTGTCGACCGGGTCCCGGTTCGAGCGATCCGCTCAACCCTCTGGAGCGGGCCTTCCACGTCCGAACCGGTCAAGCGAACTCGCTGA
- a CDS encoding thiamine pyrophosphate-binding protein, with translation MAPPPAGGGGGPPGPVPSGAGEEDLEQIVSAIRRAERPLIWAGEELAYTGAHGTLIRLAETLGVAVVTGDGAKDAFPEDHPLSLGTCLGQRIWADNPVHDFIPGCDLVLGLGSGFIHRSTVQLGVRLPEQLIQVVADPDYLGRNYPVSLGIVADGGVVASQILERVQGRDLSTGPGYRDEIRNLKRLIRTELQHQWPLETRAMEAIRSVLPRETITTWDTTVPASRASRAFQAYGPRTFLNPYGWVGIGFSFPAALGAKAAAPATPVVCFSGDGGFQYCMSELATAVQYGLNVTVVLFNDEAWGVLKWLQKSNYGGRYLGTDLANPDFVKVADGYGIAGARVDSLSELLPVLEEAVGSDRTTLIDVRIPRGFSEFA, from the coding sequence TTGGCCCCCCCCCCGGCCGGGGGCGGCGGGGGCCCCCCCGGTCCCGTACCGTCCGGAGCCGGCGAGGAGGACCTGGAGCAGATCGTATCCGCAATACGCCGAGCCGAGCGGCCCCTGATCTGGGCCGGTGAGGAGCTGGCCTACACCGGAGCCCACGGGACCTTGATCCGTCTGGCCGAGACTCTGGGAGTCGCCGTGGTCACGGGAGACGGGGCCAAGGACGCCTTCCCCGAGGACCATCCTCTCTCCCTGGGCACCTGCCTGGGCCAGCGGATCTGGGCCGACAACCCGGTCCACGATTTCATCCCGGGGTGCGACCTGGTGCTGGGGTTGGGATCCGGGTTCATCCATCGCAGCACCGTCCAGCTCGGCGTCCGGCTCCCGGAACAGTTGATTCAGGTGGTGGCGGACCCGGATTACCTGGGGCGGAACTACCCGGTCAGTCTGGGTATCGTGGCGGACGGGGGCGTGGTGGCAAGTCAGATCCTGGAGCGGGTCCAAGGCCGTGACCTCTCGACCGGCCCCGGGTATCGAGACGAGATCCGGAACCTCAAGCGGCTGATCCGCACGGAGCTCCAACATCAATGGCCGTTGGAGACCAGGGCGATGGAGGCCATCCGCAGCGTGCTGCCCCGGGAGACCATCACCACGTGGGACACGACCGTCCCCGCCAGTCGCGCCAGCCGCGCCTTCCAGGCCTATGGACCCAGGACTTTTCTCAACCCCTACGGCTGGGTCGGAATCGGTTTCTCCTTTCCGGCGGCGCTGGGCGCCAAGGCGGCCGCTCCTGCAACCCCGGTGGTCTGCTTTTCGGGGGACGGCGGGTTCCAGTACTGCATGTCCGAGTTGGCCACCGCCGTCCAATACGGTTTGAACGTGACGGTCGTCCTTTTCAACGACGAAGCCTGGGGCGTCTTGAAGTGGTTGCAGAAGTCCAATTACGGCGGCAGATACCTGGGAACCGATCTGGCCAACCCCGATTTCGTGAAGGTGGCCGACGGGTACGGCATCGCCGGAGCCCGGGTCGATTCTCTTTCGGAACTGTTGCCGGTTTTGGAGGAAGCCGTCGGGTCCGACCGGACGACCCTGATCGACGTGCGCATCCCCCGCGGTTTCAGCGAGTTCGCTTGA
- a CDS encoding thiamine pyrophosphate-binding protein, with amino-acid sequence MANRTGGEALVERLSLHGVDLLFGIISIHNLDIFDALHRYRDRVRHIGGRSELGCGFMADGYARSSGRPGVLVTSTGPGAANSMHAVGEAYHSSSPLLHLTTTVARGEREQGLGLIHEPKKQFRMLRSVTGHARRVEDPADLAPAVDEAFAALSAGRRRPSVLQFPHDLLGSPCGPGGRRPPPARTGRGRGGGGGGVS; translated from the coding sequence ATGGCCAACAGGACCGGCGGCGAGGCACTGGTGGAGCGTTTGTCGCTCCACGGGGTCGACCTCCTTTTCGGCATCATCTCCATCCACAACCTGGATATCTTCGACGCCCTCCACCGCTACCGGGACCGGGTGCGCCACATCGGCGGACGGTCGGAGCTGGGTTGCGGATTCATGGCCGACGGATACGCCCGTTCCAGCGGCCGTCCCGGCGTCCTGGTCACCAGCACCGGGCCCGGCGCGGCCAACTCCATGCACGCGGTGGGGGAGGCCTACCATTCCAGCTCTCCCCTGCTGCATCTGACCACCACCGTGGCGCGAGGCGAGCGGGAGCAGGGTCTGGGGCTGATCCACGAGCCCAAGAAACAGTTTCGGATGCTCCGGTCGGTGACCGGTCATGCCCGCCGGGTGGAGGATCCGGCGGACCTGGCGCCGGCCGTGGACGAAGCGTTCGCGGCGTTGTCCGCCGGTCGCCGGCGGCCCTCCGTCCTCCAGTTTCCCCACGATCTCTTGGGATCTCCCTGCGGACCCGGGGGGCGGCGGCCCCCCCCGGCCCGGACCGGCCGGGGCCGGGGGGGGGGGGGGGGGGGGGTAAGTTGA